A window of the Streptomyces sp. JB150 genome harbors these coding sequences:
- the rpmI gene encoding 50S ribosomal protein L35, with amino-acid sequence MPKNKSHSGASKRFKITGSGKVLRERAGKRHLLEHKSSRVTRRLTGNAEMAPGDAAKIKKLLGK; translated from the coding sequence ATGCCGAAGAACAAGTCGCACAGCGGTGCCAGCAAGCGCTTCAAGATCACCGGCTCCGGCAAGGTGCTCCGCGAGCGCGCCGGCAAGCGCCACCTGCTCGAGCACAAGTCGTCCCGCGTGACGCGTCGCCTCACCGGCAACGCCGAGATGGCCCCGGGCGACGCCGCGAAGATCAAGAAGCTTCTCGGCAAGTGA
- the rplT gene encoding 50S ribosomal protein L20 — protein sequence MARVKRAVNAHKKRRAILEQASGYRGQRSRLYRKAKEQVTHSLVYNYNDRKKRKGDFRQLWIQRINAAARANGITYNRFIQGLKAANIEVDRKILAELAVNDANAFAALVEVAQKALPSDVNAPKAA from the coding sequence GTGGCACGCGTCAAGCGGGCAGTCAACGCCCACAAGAAGCGCCGGGCGATCCTCGAGCAGGCCTCCGGCTACCGCGGTCAGCGTTCGCGCCTGTACCGCAAGGCCAAGGAGCAGGTCACCCACTCGCTGGTCTACAACTACAACGACCGCAAGAAGCGCAAGGGCGACTTCCGCCAGCTGTGGATCCAGCGCATCAACGCCGCTGCCCGCGCCAACGGCATCACCTACAACCGCTTCATCCAGGGTCTGAAGGCCGCGAACATCGAGGTCGACCGCAAGATCCTGGCCGAGCTGGCGGTCAACGACGCGAACGCGTTCGCCGCGCTCGTCGAGGTCGCGCAGAAGGCGCTGCCGTCGGACGTCAACGCGCCCAAGGCCGCGTGA